One Gossypium hirsutum isolate 1008001.06 chromosome A08, Gossypium_hirsutum_v2.1, whole genome shotgun sequence genomic window, gaaaaatatttattaaaaatgaaaaaaatgaaaaaactattatttaaaataattttaaagatttttggtatatgactgattgttttttaatttatatgttaaatattttcttatataattttaaaagagatagtattaattttaaaatattgaattaattatcattatagtatAGTGTTTACGGTATACGGTATACGATtaagggtttaatgtttatgagttactattttaaggtttatggattatgagtTTAGGGATCATGGTTTAAGGGTAGTTTaaggttggggtttaaggtttcactacaacaaaacaggtttttagcggcgttttttgaaaaacgccacaaacaatgaaaaaaattaaaatactattgtttaaaaaaataattttaaagattttttgtatatgactaattgttttttaatttatatgttaaatgttttcttatatatttgtaaaagagatagtgttaattttaaaatattgaattaattatcattatagtttagggtttacggTATTTGGTtaagggtttaatgtttatgagttgctattttaaggtttatggattatgggtttagggattatgggttatggtttaagggttggggtttaagacTTAAGGGTTATGGGTTAAGTGttaggtttttagggtttatagattatggttatgatttagggtttagggggtagggattaggggtttaaggcttagattaattaatgctttgtaatttatatattaaataatttattatataattgtaaaagagataagattaattttaatatattaaaattatgattatagtttaaattataggTTAAGGTTTGGGGTTTATAGTCTAGGATTTATGATATAGGGTTTTGAGTTTAGGGGGTTAGGGGTTGGGGTTTAAGGGTAAATATAGTGAACTACTTAACTTGTGtatcttagatttttttataatataaatctaaataagataaatataaattattattttaaaaatatatatatcaaaatgggttaaatcccaaaagcataAATTGtgaacacaattattgatataaatcattttatatttatatattgcatatataaatgtttatatttattcaatataaaaatatattgatgtatttattttttaaaacgtgtatgattaaatcaaaattaaagtttcaactatacatttaaaccacaattagaatttcacgtctataattacacattaaactgaaattcatatataatattgAGATATATCTCTATCAAAATTTaggtatatacatataattaaatatagtttaaattatttaagagataatgataaagtttatatatattaaaataaaataaagaatttttaGCAGAGCAAAAAGGTGAGAAAATgactttttgtggcgtttttattaaaaatgtcaCAAAAAGTAAGCAATAGTGgtgttttttataaaaaacgccacaaaatttttTACACAAAACGGTACCGTCTTGTTACTCAAAATGCATTAGACTTTTTCGTTCCCCCCTTCCCCCGAAATCCCAAAATTTGAcaagaaatcttttttttttttccctcttttcttTTCCCAAAATCGGTTCCCTCCCCATCCCTAAAGAAATCCTAAAATTTCACTtgaaatttcttctctttttttccccattttatttttcccaaaccaTTTCTCCCCTACCCCGATTCCCTTTATTTTCCCCCCAATTTCCTCAAATCGGCAGCCCTCTGCATCTCCGTCGGTAGCCCGTTGCTGTATCTCTGTCGACATTTGCTGTCGGTAGCCCTCTCTCTCTTTGTTTACTATCACTGTTTTTACTTGTAATTTTCATATTAATAACTATCTCTTCAAATgggttttcttttcaatttatatgCCATCGGGAATAGACCTCTTTAGTCTTCAAAAACACTTTCCCTGATCGTTAATTTTACTACAGTTGACAGTGTTCTAAGGGTTCAGACTCGAGAGTGTGCTATTGGTATGCTTGAAAAAGCTATAAAGTAACTTCATTTGTTCTGTTCTCCTTGTGCTCAGAGATAAATCGATTCttgtttttttgaattttgcaatttgagaaaacaaatactcttgtTCTTCCCTCTGTTTGCTCCCTCTTGAATATTCACTGAAATCCCAAAAATCCCATATTgttcttgttttgttttgtttttgctcCCTCTGTTGTTTTTGAATACTCTCATCAACTTCGTTtagctttctttttatttttgtgtgtgtttttatATGGCTGTTTACTATTTCAACGACAACATTTTTTTATCTGGGAATTGTTATTCTGGTTTCCTCGATCCCTTTTCCCGTGATTTGGGTCCATGCAATGGGATTTCACAGTCCTTGTTTTGGATAATGAGAAAAGTGAGCTGGTGGTGAAGTCGCCGGTGAAGGTTGGGAAGAAAAGCGTGGCGGAAGAGAAAGTTATAGCGGCTTTAAAGAGTCATAGCGAAGCTGAGAGGAGGAGGAGAGAAAGGATTAATGCTCACCTGGACACCCTCCGTACTCTCTTTCCATATAGAGAAAAAGGTTCTTCTTACAACCTTCTTTATATATGTTAGATGGATAATATAGTTCATTTAAATTGTTTGCTTATATTATGTGCCTGCTAGGATTCTTTAAGTCTTAAAACTTTTGTTTAACAATGATCATTAGATGTAATTACCAGGTTGTCCAGGTAGAGTATAAGGTAGAATATGAAGGGTAGCTATGAACCTGAAATGATCTTTGTCGACCGTAAAATGAATATTtggatattttaattataacaaaaaaaaattgttgtaagGTCATTTGCTGCATCAATTTTGCACTTGGAAGGTCAACTCTGAATTTCATAAATGCTGGAGTCAACTAAGGGGATGCATCATTCTTTTTAGCAGATGTTTTACAATTTGACAATTACGAGATTAAGGTTTATTTAGGATCCCAATTTCAGACCTTCAGTTCTAGATAATGGCCTGCCTTTGAAGCTGTAATTGCTTCCATTGGTGGAGATATTATCTGCAAAATTTATAGGAGAAGTTTTTATACAGTGTGTGATTTTGAGAAATGCACTGCAAGGTATTGATTTTATTTCTTCCTCTGATGATGAAATCTGTGCAAAATGGTTAGGAATAAAAGTGGTTCAATAGGGGAAAACCTTGTGATTTTGCTCTTGCTTACTACTTGGTATCactcattttcacatttcaccTTGTGTATATTTTAGCATTTATCTTTCCTGTCTTCTAATCTGCGCCACCTTTCCTATCCTTCACCCATTCCACACGACACACATATAACCCCTTCTCTCTCTGTTCAATTGCAGTGCGGATGGTTCATCTTTTATCGTTTACTCTCTCTTTGTTTC contains:
- the LOC107938674 gene encoding transcription factor AIG1 isoform X1, with the protein product MQWDFTVLVLDNEKSELVVKSPVKVGKKSVAEEKVIAALKSHSEAERRRRERINAHLDTLRTLFPYREKEKEKWLEVMKSTSTSASESTFSGSPDIDDVSNAVIDSESPFGQNMGLKGSQHFEDDRDVDYSLIC
- the LOC107938674 gene encoding uncharacterized protein isoform X2 — encoded protein: MQWDFTVLVLDNEKSELVVKSPVKVGKKSVAEEKVIAALKSHSEAERRRRERINAHLDTLRTLFPYREKEKEKWLEVMKSTSTSARVMGCGKLILLLFLGYGTV